In Leptodactylus fuscus isolate aLepFus1 chromosome 2, aLepFus1.hap2, whole genome shotgun sequence, one genomic interval encodes:
- the LOC142193750 gene encoding fatty acid-binding protein, liver: MAFNGTWNVYAQENYENFLRAVGLPEDIVKVAKDINPVIEIQQNGNDFVVTSKTPKQTHSNSFTVGKESEITAIGGKKIKVTVNLEGGKLICKSDTFTHIQEVNGNEMVETITIGSATLIRKSKRA; the protein is encoded by the exons ATGGCTTTCAATGGGACTTGGAACGTCTATGCTCAAGAAAACTATGAGAATTTCCTGAGGGCTGTAG GTTTGCCAGAGGATATCGTGAAAGTCGCAAAAGATATTAACCCAGTCATTGAAATCCAGCAAAATGGAAATGACTTTGTTGTCACCTCAAAGACCCCAAAGCAGACTCATAGCAATTCCTTTACAGTCGGAAAGGAATCAGAAATCACCGCCattggtggaaaaaaaattaag gtAACTGTTAATCTAGAAGGTGGAAAACTTATCTGCAAGAGTGACACATTCACCCACATTCAGGaagtcaatggaaatgaaatggtGGAG ACCATCACTATTGGCTCAGCAACACTAATCAGGAAAAGTAAGAGGGCATAA